The following proteins come from a genomic window of Musa acuminata AAA Group cultivar baxijiao chromosome BXJ1-7, Cavendish_Baxijiao_AAA, whole genome shotgun sequence:
- the LOC135679519 gene encoding uncharacterized protein LOC135679519, whose protein sequence is MLPIKIHHSEVNTRERERERAREMDPCPFVRLIVESLALKLPPVAKPAGPGVHPSATPCFCTVQLQDCPSSTQTAPLPLAVDPTSTTNLIEPAASTSAVASSAVVISLEPAALRRPSGRPASLTVAVYAGRTGSTCGFSSGRLLGRVRVAVDLESAATRAAVIQSGWVSMGSGLSAARLHLVVRTEPDPRFVFQFGSEPECSPVVYQIQGGGGTGHGGCVRQPVFSCRFSADRRRTTRTTSPPTKSNRRRCWFGSLGGERDHESREQRKGWTVTIHDLSGSPVAAASIVTPFVASPGSDRVSRSNPGAWLILRAVGPSATNWKPWGRLVAWREKGPVDALGYRFELMTDAGPNRGVPIVESSLSMRKGGHFCIDPGVVEKSGPFAGGFVMAATVEGQGKVSKPTVQVGVQHVSCMADVALFIALSAAIDLSGDACQLFSHKLRKELSQDQQEYAP, encoded by the exons ATGCTTCCTATAAAGATCCACCACAGCGAAGTtaatacgagagagagagagagagagcgagcgagagagatggATCCCTGCCCATTCGTTCGGCTCATCGTGGAATCTCTTGCGTTGAAGCTACCGCCAGTGGCGAAGCCGGCAGGCCCTGGCGTCCACCCCTCCGCCACCCCATGCTTCTGCACCGTCCAACTCCAAGACTGCCCCTCCTCCACCCAGACCGCTCCTCTCCCTCTCGCCGTCGACCCCACGTCGACCACCAACTTGATCGAACCAGCAGCGTCCACTTCTGCCGTTGCCTCCTCCGCGGTCGTCATCAGTCTCGAGCCAGCCGCGTTGCGGAGGCCGTCAGGCAGACCAGCAAGCCTGACCGTGGCGGTCTACGCGGGCCGGACGGGGAGCACGTGCGGGTTCAGCTCCGGCCGGCTGCTCGGCCGGGTCAGAGTGGCGGTGGACCTCGAGTCGGCTGCCACGCGGGCGGCGGTGATACAGAGCGGGTGGGTCAGCATGGGGAGCGGGCTGTCGGCGGCGCGGCTCCACCTGGTGGTGCGGACGGAGCCGGACCCCAGGTTCGTGTTCCAGTTCGGGAGCGAGCCGGAGTGCAGCCCGGTGGTGTACCAAATCCAAGGAGGCGGTGGGACTGGCCACGGCGGTTGCGTTCGCCAACCGGTGTTCAGTTGCCGGTTCTCCGCTGACCGTCGGCGGACCACCCGAACCAC CTCACCGCCAACCAAAAGCAACCGGAGAAGATGTTGGTTTGGTTCACTGGGTGGAGAAAGAGACCACGAGAGCAGGGAGCAGCGCAAGGGGTGGACTGTAACCATTCATGACCTCTCGGGATCCCCGGTGGCTGCCGCGTCCATCGTCACTCCCTTCGTGGCCTCCCCCGGTTCAGACCGTGTCTCGCGCTCCAACCCCGGCGCATGGCTCATACTCCGCGCCGTCGGCCCGTCCGCCACCAACTGGAAGCCATGGGGACGGCTCGTGGCCTGGCGCGAGAAAGGCCCCGTCGACGCCCTGGGCTACAGGTTCGAGCTCATGACCGACGCCGGACCAAACCGCGGAGTCCCCATCGTGGAGTCGTCCCTCAGCATGCGCAAAGGTGGCCACTTCTGCATCGATCCTGGCGTCGTCGAAAAGTCAGGGCCCTTCGCCGGTGGCTTCGTGATGGCAGCGACGGTGGAAGGTCAAGGCAAGGTGAGCAAGCCAACAGTTCAAGTCGGGGTGCAGCACGTATCGTGCATGGCGGACGTCGCTCTCTTTATAGCGCTTTCAGCAGCCATTGATCTCAGCGGAGATGCTTGCCAGTTGTTCTCCCACAAGCTACGCAAGGAGCTTTCCCAAGACCAGCAAGAGTACGCCCCTTGA
- the LOC135586172 gene encoding GATA transcription factor 12-like isoform X2 produces METPEYFHGGFYRGGNPQCGPEKKAGGCGGGGEDQFSLEDLLDFSNEEEDETGGTLAAAGNSTDSSTVTAVDSCSNSFSGLEPHFSNDLVGRSLADASRSGDLCEPQYEELAELEWLSNFVEESFSSEDLHKLHPISGVSSTTTGSSSTTTAAAAARTEVSAHTQVAAGGRVNHVAPFRPEAIVPGKARSKRSRAAPCSWSSRLLVLSPSLATASSPESELIVPASAAAASAGGGGKKAVKPASKKKDLTAGTAVAAGNGRKCLHCQTDKTPQWRTGPLGPKTLCNACGVRYKSGRLVPEYRPAASPTFVVSKHSNSHRKVLELRRQKELQQQQLFHAGGVASFYDGPMPVAAAAADDDDFLIHGPDFRHLI; encoded by the exons ATGGAGACACCTGAGTACTTCCACGGCGGCTTCTACCGCGGCGGGAACCCGCAGTGCGGGCCGGAGAAAAAGGCCGGCGGCTGTGGCGGAGGTGGGGAGGACCAGTTCTCCCTGGAGGACCTGCTCGACTTCTCcaacgaggaggaggacgagacgGGAGGTACGCTCGCCGCCGCCGGGAACTCGACCGACTCCTCCACCGTGACCGCCGTGGATAGCTGCAGCAACTCCTTCTCCGGCCTCGAGCCGCATTTCTCCAACGACCTCGTCGGCCGGAGCCTCGCCGATGCCAGCCGTTCCGGCGACCTGTGCGAGCCG CAGTACGAAGAGCTGGCGGAGTTGGAATGGCTTTCTAATTTCGTGGAGGAATCCTTCTCCAGCGAAGACCTCCACAAGCTTCACCCCATCTCCGGCGTTAGTTCCACCACCACCGGCTCCTCCTCTACGACCACCGCCGCGGCAGCTGCCCGAACTGAGGTCTCCGCTCACACCCAGGTCGCCGCCGGTGGCCGCGTCAACCACGTGGCCCCCTTCCGTCCCGAGGCGATCGTCCCCGGCAAGGCGCGGAGCAAGCGCTCCCGCGCCGCACCCTGCAGCTGGTCCTCCCGGCTGCTTGTGCTCTCCCCATCCCTGGCGACCGCCTCGTCGCCGGAGTCGGAGCTCATCGTGCCCGCCAGCGCCGCCGCGGCCTCCGCTGGCGGCGGAGGAAAGAAGGCGGTGAAGCCGGCGTCGAAGAAGAAGGACCTGACGGCAGGCACCGCCGTAGCGGCGGGGAACGGGCGCAAGTGCCTGCACTGCCAGACTGACAAGACGCCGCAATGGCGGACGGGACCATTGGGCCCCAAGACGCTGTGCAACGCCTGCGGCGTCCGCTATAAGTCCGGCCGCCTCGTACCGGAGTACCGCCCGGCCGCCAGCCCCACCTTCGTGGTCTCCAAACACTCCAACTCCCACCGGAAGGTGCTCGAGCTCCGCCGCCAGAAAGAGCTCCAGCAGCAACAACTCTTCCACGCCGGCGGCGTCGCCTCCTTCTACGACGGACCCATGCcggtggccgccgccgccgccgacgacGACGACTTCTTGATCCACGGCCCCGACTTCCGGCATCTCATCTAA
- the LOC135679521 gene encoding jasmonate-induced oxygenase 4-like isoform X1: protein MASSPLKAMLPPPEFRAPPPSPVAGVHPHGLDSPDGDDEFAGFLSHSLRVPKLNLPHRIFPQEATAWNPPAIDFQPLISPGDAESGAADLVKSAAAAFGCFQLVNHGISPGLVAAVGAAACPAFGIPLESRTKAARSPERRWGFEVEEEGEGEEFLWWCRSGMGDRRELAAIWPRSYKDFSDKVEGLWCEIQKIASRVEEVLLGKKAGREEEAADGSLLCLHKHAPNGSHNGGIKHELLRMLVRSWSCSCDLSLHLPGGASEFHIYSKRGWYRFCPENAAIVVTVGDQIQACSGGFYKHVIGKPVLKKGDPQDSISMAFHHTTHQAIVHGISRPNLHSEKEKTISLAEQIMVAACLAIAYHIIAFFFCRS from the exons ATGGCTTCCTCTCCTCTAAAAGCCATGCTACCTCCGCCGGAGTTCCGAGCCCCGCCGCCGTCTCCGGTAGCCGGTGTGCATCCTCATGGCCTGGACTCCCCAGACGGCGACGACGAGTTCGCCGGGTTCTTGAGCCACTCCCTCCGAGTACCCAAACTCAACCTGCCGCATCGCATCTTCCCCCAGGAAGCAACGGCGTGGAACCCACCGGCGATCGACTTCCAGCCGTTGATCTCGCCGGGGGACGCCGAATCAGGCGCCGCCGATCTTGTCAAGTCCGCGGCAGCAGCATTCGGGTGCTTTCAACTCGTGAACCATGGGATCTCACCGGGCCTCGTCGCGGCGGTCGGAGCCGCGGCGTGCCCCGCGTTCGGAATCCCGCTCGAATCGAGGACAAAGGCGGCGAGATCCCCGGAGAGGCGGTGGGGATTCGAAGtggaagaggaaggggaaggcGAGGAGTTCTTGTGGTGGTGTAGGAGCGGGATGGGAGACCGAAGAGAGTTGGCGGCGATTTGGCCACGGAGTTATAAGGATTTCAG CGATAAAGTAGAGGGCTTGTGGTGCGAGATCCAGAAGATTGCAAGCAGAGTCGAAGAGGTTTTGTTGGGTAAGAAGGCGGGAAGAGAGGAGGAAGCAGCAGATGGCTCTTTGCTTTGCCTCCACAAGCATGCACCAAATGGAAGCCATAATGGTGGGATAAAGCATGAACTGCTAAGGATGCTGGTGAGGAGTTGGAGCTGCTCTTGTGATTTGAGCCTGCATCTCCCAGGTGGCGCTTCGGAGTTCCATATCTACTCCAAGCGAGGTTGGTACCGGTTTTGTCCGGAGAATGCAGCCATCGTCGTCACCGTTGGCGATCAAATCCAG GCATGCAGTGGTGGGTTCTACAAGCACGTCATCGGGAAGCCAGTTCTGAAGAAAGGAGACCCCCAGGATTCCATCTCCATGGCATTCCACCACACCACACATCAAGCCATCGTCCACGGCATCTCCCGACCGAATCTACACTCggaaaaggaaaagaccatctctcTCGCTGAGCAAATCATGGTGGCAGCGTGCCTAGCAATTGCCTACCACATAATAGCCTTCTTCTTCTGTCGTAGTTGA
- the LOC135679518 gene encoding uncharacterized protein LOC135679518, producing MDFSTNSRSPNSWYRKPFPCDSQRRSSGKGMKDAGETDENSRPFLVGKEGKNLMTTAMSSAAKRKILSEKNNRAILPESCHDARLGAQMGSDLSSRFCLCGDRDEASSSPSNPVSYDPLTNCTSPRPQFLRYNPHRRRQILMRFVGEKREEDYGSGGDSSLSSDPEKLDAEDLLPAPSKSLQECEKEEVSDVEDIIMGEEEEEEEVDQRPGWSKLAWKMFLIGILLFSSYYVSSMSSDFEHGDGEVNRRACDQNTFSGNMMVTLMGLSKVCLDVPHKEFTCGNDDNDSNLSDSDGLRMRYLQENKSLHGIEVATRKDGGSMVENGIGTEDDFVVEAMTDEAADSQFAEQHKCSLSLPDEWSEEILGDTHHVPAVSSQVSETQFADTTSSDDQDEIVDLREAPWAEGGAELNESLWLPRSQIFSSLVSDDRKMDDSEVTDTGKNEFKWDHNFVFASKNVRRILLSMSLLTLTLSTILYKSCLKHQKTSAPASTPTCEMNIQDEVISSIRGKEDKVSDSNVCHKPLSHTSNEGTELAGTRPPVVELLGEYTIVGRTAHPTGSTQRFRGRGADPVEESKPDQYPTDPSETSAIMNRSPAVQRSLIREQSSLRRSARLRKRVTAP from the exons ATGGATTTCTCTACGAATAGTCGCTCACCGAACTCTTGGTATCGCAAGCCGTTCCCTTGTG ATTCCCAAAGAAGAAGCTCTGGTAAAGGAATGAAAGACGCCGGAGAGACTGACGAAAACAGCAGGCCTTTTTTAGTAGGGAAGGAAGGCAAGAACTTAATGACTACGGCCATGTCTTCGGCTGCGAAGAGGAAGATCTTGTCCGAGAAGAACAACCGCGCGATCTTACCGGAGTCCTGTCATGACGCCCGCTTGGGAGCGCAAATGGGCTCGGATCTTTCTTCGAGGTTCTGTCTTTGTGGGGATCGAGATGAAGCCAGCTCTAGTCCTTCCAACCCTGTTTCTTATGATCCGCTGACGAATTGCACCTCCCCGAGGCCGCAGTTCCTCCGCTATAACCCGCATAGGCGCCGGCAGATTCTCATGCGCTTCGTGGGAGAGAAGAGGGAGGAAGATTACGGATCGGGAGGCGACTCGAGCCTTTCTTCGGATCCGGAGAAGCTTGATGCAGAAGACTTGCTCCCGGCGCCTTCCAAATCCTTACAAGAATGCGAGAAAGAAGAAGTTAGCGACGTTGAAGATATCATcatgggagaggaggaggaggaggaggaggtggatcaGAGGCCTGGGTGGTCTAAATTGGCATGGAAGATGTTCCTCATTGGGATTTTGCTATTCTCTTCTTATTACGTTTCTTCCATGAGCTCAGATTTCGAACATGGAGATGGGGAAGTGAACCGTCGAGCCTGTGATCAGAACACCTTTTCTGGAAACATGATGGTGACTCTGATGGGGCTGTCTAAGGTTTGCTTGGATGTGCCTCACAAAGAATTTACTTGTGGAAACGACGATAACGACAGCAATCTATCAGATTCAGATGGTCTAAGAATGCGATACTTACAAGAGAACAAATCGCTTCATGGAATTGAAGTGGCAACAAGGAAAGATGGAGGATCGATGGTTGAGAATGGAATTGGTACTGAAGATGACTTTGTGGTTGAAGCAATGACTGACGAGGCTGCTGATTCCCAGTTCGCTGAGCAGCACAAATGCAGTCTTTCTCTTCCAGATGAATGGAGCGAGGAGATTCTGGGTGACACTCATCATGTGCCGGCTGTCTCCTCACAAGTTTCAGAGACTCAATTTGCTGATACCACCTCTTCAGatgatcaagatgaaattgtggaCCTCCGGGAGGCACCGTGGGCGGAGGGCGGCGCAGAGCTAAATGAATCTTTGTGGCTTCCTCGTTCCCAAATCTTCTCAAGCCTGGTGTCAGATGATCGAAAAATGGACGACAGTGAAGTCACTGATACAGGGAAGAACGAGTTCAAATGGGACCATAACTTTGTGTTTGCCTCGAAGAATGTTCGTAGGATACTACTATCAATGTCTTTGCTGACGCTTACGCTGAGTACTATCTTGTACAAGTCTTGTCTGAAGCACCAGAAGACCTCAGCGCCAGCATCCACGCCCACCTGTGAGATGAACATTCAGGATGAGGTTATATCTTCCATTAGAGGGAAAGAGGATAAGGTAAGCGATTCAAATGTTTGTCATAAGCCTCTGAGTCACACAAGCAATGAAGGAACAGAGTTAGCTGGTACTCGGCCACCGGTGGTGGAATTGCTTGGGGAGTACACCATCGTTGGGAGAACTGCCCATCCAACAGGTTCAACCCAAAGATTCAGAGGAAGAGGAGCAGATCCGGTTGAGGAATCAAAGCCAGATCAATATCCAACAGATCCGTCGGAGACTTCAGCGATTATGAACAGAAGTCCTGCCGTTCAGAGGTCACTCATTAGGGAACAG AGTTCTTTAAGGCGCTCAGCCCGACTCCGTAAACGGGTCACTGCACCTTGA
- the LOC135679521 gene encoding jasmonate-induced oxygenase 4-like isoform X2 — MLPPPEFRAPPPSPVAGVHPHGLDSPDGDDEFAGFLSHSLRVPKLNLPHRIFPQEATAWNPPAIDFQPLISPGDAESGAADLVKSAAAAFGCFQLVNHGISPGLVAAVGAAACPAFGIPLESRTKAARSPERRWGFEVEEEGEGEEFLWWCRSGMGDRRELAAIWPRSYKDFSDKVEGLWCEIQKIASRVEEVLLGKKAGREEEAADGSLLCLHKHAPNGSHNGGIKHELLRMLVRSWSCSCDLSLHLPGGASEFHIYSKRGWYRFCPENAAIVVTVGDQIQACSGGFYKHVIGKPVLKKGDPQDSISMAFHHTTHQAIVHGISRPNLHSEKEKTISLAEQIMVAACLAIAYHIIAFFFCRS, encoded by the exons ATGCTACCTCCGCCGGAGTTCCGAGCCCCGCCGCCGTCTCCGGTAGCCGGTGTGCATCCTCATGGCCTGGACTCCCCAGACGGCGACGACGAGTTCGCCGGGTTCTTGAGCCACTCCCTCCGAGTACCCAAACTCAACCTGCCGCATCGCATCTTCCCCCAGGAAGCAACGGCGTGGAACCCACCGGCGATCGACTTCCAGCCGTTGATCTCGCCGGGGGACGCCGAATCAGGCGCCGCCGATCTTGTCAAGTCCGCGGCAGCAGCATTCGGGTGCTTTCAACTCGTGAACCATGGGATCTCACCGGGCCTCGTCGCGGCGGTCGGAGCCGCGGCGTGCCCCGCGTTCGGAATCCCGCTCGAATCGAGGACAAAGGCGGCGAGATCCCCGGAGAGGCGGTGGGGATTCGAAGtggaagaggaaggggaaggcGAGGAGTTCTTGTGGTGGTGTAGGAGCGGGATGGGAGACCGAAGAGAGTTGGCGGCGATTTGGCCACGGAGTTATAAGGATTTCAG CGATAAAGTAGAGGGCTTGTGGTGCGAGATCCAGAAGATTGCAAGCAGAGTCGAAGAGGTTTTGTTGGGTAAGAAGGCGGGAAGAGAGGAGGAAGCAGCAGATGGCTCTTTGCTTTGCCTCCACAAGCATGCACCAAATGGAAGCCATAATGGTGGGATAAAGCATGAACTGCTAAGGATGCTGGTGAGGAGTTGGAGCTGCTCTTGTGATTTGAGCCTGCATCTCCCAGGTGGCGCTTCGGAGTTCCATATCTACTCCAAGCGAGGTTGGTACCGGTTTTGTCCGGAGAATGCAGCCATCGTCGTCACCGTTGGCGATCAAATCCAG GCATGCAGTGGTGGGTTCTACAAGCACGTCATCGGGAAGCCAGTTCTGAAGAAAGGAGACCCCCAGGATTCCATCTCCATGGCATTCCACCACACCACACATCAAGCCATCGTCCACGGCATCTCCCGACCGAATCTACACTCggaaaaggaaaagaccatctctcTCGCTGAGCAAATCATGGTGGCAGCGTGCCTAGCAATTGCCTACCACATAATAGCCTTCTTCTTCTGTCGTAGTTGA
- the LOC135586172 gene encoding GATA transcription factor 12-like isoform X3, translating into METPEYFHGGFYRGGNPQCGPEKKAGGCGGGGEDQFSLEDLLDFSNEEEDETGGTLAAAGNSTDSSTVTAVDSCSNSFSGLEPHFSNDLVGRSLADASRSGDLCEPYEELAELEWLSNFVEESFSSEDLHKLHPISGVSSTTTGSSSTTTAAAAARTEVSAHTQVAAGGRVNHVAPFRPEAIVPGKARSKRSRAAPCSWSSRLLVLSPSLATASSPESELIVPASAAAASAGGGGKKAVKPASKKKDLTAGTAVAAGNGRKCLHCQTDKTPQWRTGPLGPKTLCNACGVRYKSGRLVPEYRPAASPTFVVSKHSNSHRKVLELRRQKELQQQQLFHAGGVASFYDGPMPVAAAAADDDDFLIHGPDFRHLI; encoded by the exons ATGGAGACACCTGAGTACTTCCACGGCGGCTTCTACCGCGGCGGGAACCCGCAGTGCGGGCCGGAGAAAAAGGCCGGCGGCTGTGGCGGAGGTGGGGAGGACCAGTTCTCCCTGGAGGACCTGCTCGACTTCTCcaacgaggaggaggacgagacgGGAGGTACGCTCGCCGCCGCCGGGAACTCGACCGACTCCTCCACCGTGACCGCCGTGGATAGCTGCAGCAACTCCTTCTCCGGCCTCGAGCCGCATTTCTCCAACGACCTCGTCGGCCGGAGCCTCGCCGATGCCAGCCGTTCCGGCGACCTGTGCGAGCCG TACGAAGAGCTGGCGGAGTTGGAATGGCTTTCTAATTTCGTGGAGGAATCCTTCTCCAGCGAAGACCTCCACAAGCTTCACCCCATCTCCGGCGTTAGTTCCACCACCACCGGCTCCTCCTCTACGACCACCGCCGCGGCAGCTGCCCGAACTGAGGTCTCCGCTCACACCCAGGTCGCCGCCGGTGGCCGCGTCAACCACGTGGCCCCCTTCCGTCCCGAGGCGATCGTCCCCGGCAAGGCGCGGAGCAAGCGCTCCCGCGCCGCACCCTGCAGCTGGTCCTCCCGGCTGCTTGTGCTCTCCCCATCCCTGGCGACCGCCTCGTCGCCGGAGTCGGAGCTCATCGTGCCCGCCAGCGCCGCCGCGGCCTCCGCTGGCGGCGGAGGAAAGAAGGCGGTGAAGCCGGCGTCGAAGAAGAAGGACCTGACGGCAGGCACCGCCGTAGCGGCGGGGAACGGGCGCAAGTGCCTGCACTGCCAGACTGACAAGACGCCGCAATGGCGGACGGGACCATTGGGCCCCAAGACGCTGTGCAACGCCTGCGGCGTCCGCTATAAGTCCGGCCGCCTCGTACCGGAGTACCGCCCGGCCGCCAGCCCCACCTTCGTGGTCTCCAAACACTCCAACTCCCACCGGAAGGTGCTCGAGCTCCGCCGCCAGAAAGAGCTCCAGCAGCAACAACTCTTCCACGCCGGCGGCGTCGCCTCCTTCTACGACGGACCCATGCcggtggccgccgccgccgccgacgacGACGACTTCTTGATCCACGGCCCCGACTTCCGGCATCTCATCTAA
- the LOC135586172 gene encoding GATA transcription factor 12-like isoform X1, with translation METPEYFHGGFYRGGNPQCGPEKKAGGCGGGGEDQFSLEDLLDFSNEEEDETGGTLAAAGNSTDSSTVTAVDSCSNSFSGLEPHFSNDLVGRSLADASRSGDLCEPEEGRKRDETSSQYISSYTREHKSVPEMENCVEARGLSKESIFNVFVGHFWMQQYEELAELEWLSNFVEESFSSEDLHKLHPISGVSSTTTGSSSTTTAAAAARTEVSAHTQVAAGGRVNHVAPFRPEAIVPGKARSKRSRAAPCSWSSRLLVLSPSLATASSPESELIVPASAAAASAGGGGKKAVKPASKKKDLTAGTAVAAGNGRKCLHCQTDKTPQWRTGPLGPKTLCNACGVRYKSGRLVPEYRPAASPTFVVSKHSNSHRKVLELRRQKELQQQQLFHAGGVASFYDGPMPVAAAAADDDDFLIHGPDFRHLI, from the exons ATGGAGACACCTGAGTACTTCCACGGCGGCTTCTACCGCGGCGGGAACCCGCAGTGCGGGCCGGAGAAAAAGGCCGGCGGCTGTGGCGGAGGTGGGGAGGACCAGTTCTCCCTGGAGGACCTGCTCGACTTCTCcaacgaggaggaggacgagacgGGAGGTACGCTCGCCGCCGCCGGGAACTCGACCGACTCCTCCACCGTGACCGCCGTGGATAGCTGCAGCAACTCCTTCTCCGGCCTCGAGCCGCATTTCTCCAACGACCTCGTCGGCCGGAGCCTCGCCGATGCCAGCCGTTCCGGCGACCTGTGCGAGCCG gaagaaggaagaaagcgAGATGAAACGTCCTCACAGTATATTAGTAGTTACACTCGAGAACACAAATCTGTACCGGAAATGGAAAATTGTGTGGAAGCCAGAGGCTTGTCGAAAGAATCGATTTTTAATGTTTTTGTTGGGCATTTTTGGATGCAGCAGTACGAAGAGCTGGCGGAGTTGGAATGGCTTTCTAATTTCGTGGAGGAATCCTTCTCCAGCGAAGACCTCCACAAGCTTCACCCCATCTCCGGCGTTAGTTCCACCACCACCGGCTCCTCCTCTACGACCACCGCCGCGGCAGCTGCCCGAACTGAGGTCTCCGCTCACACCCAGGTCGCCGCCGGTGGCCGCGTCAACCACGTGGCCCCCTTCCGTCCCGAGGCGATCGTCCCCGGCAAGGCGCGGAGCAAGCGCTCCCGCGCCGCACCCTGCAGCTGGTCCTCCCGGCTGCTTGTGCTCTCCCCATCCCTGGCGACCGCCTCGTCGCCGGAGTCGGAGCTCATCGTGCCCGCCAGCGCCGCCGCGGCCTCCGCTGGCGGCGGAGGAAAGAAGGCGGTGAAGCCGGCGTCGAAGAAGAAGGACCTGACGGCAGGCACCGCCGTAGCGGCGGGGAACGGGCGCAAGTGCCTGCACTGCCAGACTGACAAGACGCCGCAATGGCGGACGGGACCATTGGGCCCCAAGACGCTGTGCAACGCCTGCGGCGTCCGCTATAAGTCCGGCCGCCTCGTACCGGAGTACCGCCCGGCCGCCAGCCCCACCTTCGTGGTCTCCAAACACTCCAACTCCCACCGGAAGGTGCTCGAGCTCCGCCGCCAGAAAGAGCTCCAGCAGCAACAACTCTTCCACGCCGGCGGCGTCGCCTCCTTCTACGACGGACCCATGCcggtggccgccgccgccgccgacgacGACGACTTCTTGATCCACGGCCCCGACTTCCGGCATCTCATCTAA